The following coding sequences are from one Triticum aestivum cultivar Chinese Spring chromosome 5A, IWGSC CS RefSeq v2.1, whole genome shotgun sequence window:
- the LOC123104558 gene encoding wax ester synthase/diacylglycerol acyltransferase 11: MQRSSLETKVAMDASSVSPSIVSVPTSRLLPIRTPRSAPAEWTTTDDSSAATEEEEEPVTPTARLMEGIYIVVTIGLGSPVNLPFFSAGAAAELARFPRFRSIQVTDGNGNNPRWARTAVNVEDHMIVPTIDTATVAADPDRAVEDYVASVYTLPMDRSRPLWEFHFLDFPTSEAASTVVLRVHHSLGDGMSLITLLLASSRSAADPTRLPAMPEQPARTGAIYAPRRREPSSAGALAAFITWIWPYLVLAWNTMVDVSFFAATIVFLRDPCTPFRRADGDVTLNPRRRFVHRSLSLDDVKFVKNAMSCTVNDVLVGATSAALSRYYFRKSGGTDTYRTWLRSVLLVNTRPTASLQTYANMIESGRSNDVAWGNQLGYILLPFHLAMHDNPLAYVRKAKMTVDRKKSSLEAIFTCKTSEVFVKMFGLKAGAFIFRRMFANTTISFSNLVGPTEKIELCGHPVVFIAPSVYGVPQALIMHYQSYNNTIKIVLSVDEEIFPDYSQLLDDFVVSFGLIKDAASRLSESIKKE, from the exons ATGCAGCGATCGTCTCTTGAAACTAAAGTAGCTATGGACGCTAGCAGTGTTAGCCCCTCGATAGTCTCCGTGCCAACGAGCCGATTGCTCCCGATACGCACGCCGAGATCGGCACCGGCCGAATGGACGACGACGGACGATTCCTCGGcggctacggaggaggaggaggagcctgtCACTCCTACTGCAAGACTCATGGAAGGTATATACATCGTCGTCACCATCGGCCTTGGTTCCCCCGTAAACCTACCGTTCTTCAGCGCCGGCGCTGCGGCGGAACTTGCCCGTTTCCCACGCTTCCGCAGCATCCAA GTGACAGATGGGAACGGCAACAACCCGCGGTGGGCGCGCACGGCGGTGAACGTGGAGGACCACATGATCGTCCCGACGATTGACACCGCCACCGTGGCGGCCGACCCGGACCGGGCCGTGGAGGACTACGTGGCCTCGGTGTACACGCTCCCCATGGACCGCTCCCGCCCTCTATGGGAGTTTCACTTCCTCGACTTCCCGACCTCCGAGGCGGCCTCCACCGTGGTGCTCCGCGTGCACCACTCCCTCGGCGACGGCATGTCGCTCATCACACTCCTCCTGGCGTCCTCGCGCAGCGCCGCCGATCCGACACGCTTGCCGGCCATGCCAGAGCAGCCAGCGCGCACAGGCGCCATCTACGCGCCGCGGCGCCGAGAGCCGTCATCCGCTGGCGCCCTAGCGGCGTTCATCACGTGGATATGGCCGTATCTCGTGCTCGCATGGAACACCATGGTGGACGTGAGCTTCTTCGCTGCGACGATTGTGTTCCTGAGGGACCCGTGCACACCCTTCAGACGTGCGGACGGCGACGTCACGTTGAACCCCCGTAGGCGCTTTGTGCACCGGAGCCTTAGCTTGGACGACGTCAAGTTCGTCAAGAATGCCATGAGTTGC ACTGTCAATGATGTGCTGGTTGGGGCAACTTCCGCTGCTCTGTCACGCTATTACTTTCGCAAGTCTG GTGGCACCGACACTTACAGAACATGGTTGCGGTCTGTCCTCCTTGTCAATACAAGGCCAACCGCTAGCCTACAA ACATATGCTAATATGATAGAATCCGGTAGGAGCAATGATGTGGCATGGGGAAATCAACTAGGCTACATCCTCCTTCCATTTCATTTAGCGATGCACGATAATCCACTTGCATATGTTCGCAAGGCTAAGATGACCGTGGACAGGAAAAAGAGCTCACTTGAAGCTATCTTCACATGTAAGACAAGTGAAGTTTTTGTCAAAATGTTTGGTCTGAAG GCAGGCGCTTTTATCTTCCGCCGTATGTTCGCCAATACAACTATTTCATTCTCAAACCTGGTTGGACCAACTGAAAAAATAGAGTTGTGTGGGCATCCAGTTGTCTTCATTGCGCCTAGCGTTTATGGAGTTCCGCAA GCTTTGATTATGCACTACCAGAGTTATAATAACACTATTAAGATAGTTTTATCGGTTGATGAGGAAATATTTCCAGATTATAGTCAACTTTTGGATGACTTTGTCGTGTCCTTCGGGCTCATTAAGGATGCGGCTTCAAGGCTTTCAGAATCCATCAAGAAAGAGTAA